The Rhizobium viscosum genomic sequence GCTTCGGCCTCGATGCAAGTGCCATGGCAATCATGACACGCTGGCGCATGCCGCCGGAAAACTGGTGCGGATATTCATCGAAGCGGGATGCGGCATTGGGAATGCGCACCTTCTCCAGAAGGCGGATCGTTTCCGCGCGCGCGTCAGCCTTGCTGATATCGCCGTGGCAGGTGAGTGCCTCGGAAATCTGCCGGCCAATGGTGAAGATCGGGTTCAGGCTGGTCATCGGTTCCTGAAAGATCATGGCGGCATCCTTGCCGCGCACGGAACGCATCTCCTTGTCGGAGAGGGAAAGGATATCGCGCCCATTGAGCGTGATACTGCCTTCGACGCGGCTTGAGCCCTTGGCGAGCAGGCGCATGATGGAAAGCGAGGTGACGCTCTTGCCGGACCCGCTCTCGCCGACGATGGCGACTGTTTCCCCCGGCATGACATCGAAGGAGACATTGCGGACGACGGATCTCCACTCGCCGTCGGCGAGAAAGGAGGTTGTCAAGTTCCGGACGGAAAGAACCGGAGAGACGGATGTTGCAGGCTGATCACTCATATCGTTCCCTTATTCTTTTTGTGCCAGAGCGCTGGGATTTCAGGTCTTCAAAGGCGTGGCAAGTGAGGCGGACGGCCGTCCTTCAGCAATGCGCGCGGCTTCGAGCGCCGCGATCCTCTCATCGATCTCGCGCCTGTCGATCATTCCATTGGGATTGGCCTTCGTCGCCATCGTCTCGGCGACGTGCATGTAGCGTTCTTGCGCTACCGCGTAGAGCCGGCGCAATTCCGCGAGCGGGTCAGGATGATCGTCCGCCCTGATGCTGAGCCAGGGATAATCCTGATCACGATGGACGAGGAGGGCGGCAGACTGTTTGCCACGCTTGTCGCCGCCGGCATCCTCGCCGGCCTGCATGGCTTCGAGCAGGCGCTCGATGAAAGGCTTGTCCATTGCCTGCTTGTAGGTGGCAAGCGTCTCGGCGACGACTTGAGGACCTGCCAGCATATTGCCAGCGACGGAAACATTGTCATCAATCAGATGACCGGCCCAGTCGATGCATTTTGCGCCCGTGAAGGCGGCGTTGCGGCCTTGGGCATCGATCAGGTGAAGCTGGCGCTGATCGCGGCCAGCGTCTCGGGCGGTCAGTTCGGCGATGATCTCATCCGGCGCCTTGCCCTCGGCAAGAAGCGCAAGCCCGTCGGTGCCGTAGAGCGGGCTGACGAAGGCCTGGGTGGCGACGGCGCCGATACCACCGCGGATATGTGGTACCAGCCCGCCGACCGCAAAGAAGCGGGTGGCGACGGCAATGCCGAGATAACCTGTGCTGGGATCGCGGGCGACGATGGACCAGGTCATACCTACCTCCCGACCGCATAGGCCTGCATGAGGCGCGGTGTGGCGGCGGCACGCAACAGCCCGTCGGCATCGCGGCGGGCTGCCGTCAGGCGGCCGATGGTCCAGGGCTCGGCGACGGTGAGCTTGTGGCCGCGGGCACGCAGACTGTCGAGTACGGCAGCGCTGAAATTGCCTTCCACCATCAGACCGCCCGGTTCACGTGTGCGCGGATAGAAGGAGCCGGGGAAATGCGAGGTGTGGAAGAGGGGCTGGTCGATTGCCGCCTGCAGGTTCATCTTGTGGTGCACATAGCGCAGGAAGAAGGAGAGCTGCCACTGTTCCTGCTGGTCGCCGCCGGGCGTGCCGAAGGCGAGCGTCGGGCGGCCTTCATAAAGGGCGAGCGAAGGTGTCAGTGTCGTGCGCGGGCGCTTGCCGGGAGCGAGCGATGTCGGCAGTCCGGGCTTCAGCCAGAACATCTGGGCGCGCGAATTCAGGCAGAAGCCGAGGCCTGGAATGATCGGCGAGGATTGCAGCCAACCGCCCGAGGGGGTGACCGAGACCATGTTGCCTTCGCGGTCGATAACGTCGATATGGACGGTGTCGCCGCGCTTTTCCGTCAGGTGCGCCATGGTCGGCTCGTAGACGGCGCCGGTCTTGGAATCGGCGCCGAGCATCTCCATTGTTGCGTCATATTGCCGCTCGAAGCCGGACAGCTTTCCGGGACGCAGGTCGAAGGAGGCTTCGTCTGTGATGAGTTTGCGGCGGGCGGCGGCGTAGGTGTCCGAGAGAAGCTGATCGAGCGGCACCTCGGCGAATTTGGGATCACCGTAGTAGATCTCTCGATCGGCGAAGGCGAGTTTCATGGCTTCGGTCACGGTATGGACGAAGTCGGCTCCATCAGGCTCCATCGAGGCGATATCCATATCCCTGAGGATCGACAGGGTCTGCAGGAAGACAGGGCCCTGACCCCAGGG encodes the following:
- a CDS encoding DUF1028 domain-containing protein — protein: MTWSIVARDPSTGYLGIAVATRFFAVGGLVPHIRGGIGAVATQAFVSPLYGTDGLALLAEGKAPDEIIAELTARDAGRDQRQLHLIDAQGRNAAFTGAKCIDWAGHLIDDNVSVAGNMLAGPQVVAETLATYKQAMDKPFIERLLEAMQAGEDAGGDKRGKQSAALLVHRDQDYPWLSIRADDHPDPLAELRRLYAVAQERYMHVAETMATKANPNGMIDRREIDERIAALEAARIAEGRPSASLATPLKT
- a CDS encoding gamma-glutamyltransferase family protein, giving the protein MTAFTTRPEILGTFGVVTSTHWIASAVGMSILEKGGNAFDAAVATGFTLQILEPHLVGPGGDMPAIIYSKRKDKVEVICAQGPAPAGATIEHYTSEGLRLIPGDGLLATVIPGSFDGWMLMLRDYGRLSVRDVLEPAIYYAENGHPLLPRVSATIKGLAEFFEKEWPTSYETWVPGGSVPEPHSSFKNPVLAETWKRIIAEAEAKQGREAQIEAARDAFYRGFVAEKIANYLKTAEVMDASGSRHKAVLTADDMANWSATIEEPQTYDYHGWTVAKIGPWGQGPVFLQTLSILRDMDIASMEPDGADFVHTVTEAMKLAFADREIYYGDPKFAEVPLDQLLSDTYAAARRKLITDEASFDLRPGKLSGFERQYDATMEMLGADSKTGAVYEPTMAHLTEKRGDTVHIDVIDREGNMVSVTPSGGWLQSSPIIPGLGFCLNSRAQMFWLKPGLPTSLAPGKRPRTTLTPSLALYEGRPTLAFGTPGGDQQEQWQLSFFLRYVHHKMNLQAAIDQPLFHTSHFPGSFYPRTREPGGLMVEGNFSAAVLDSLRARGHKLTVAEPWTIGRLTAARRDADGLLRAAATPRLMQAYAVGR